In one Deinococcus aestuarii genomic region, the following are encoded:
- the zwf gene encoding glucose-6-phosphate dehydrogenase, with protein MTRGRKKTGAPEAAEPTTGSVRRAVRTKEAVRNDDLDQSQLSAAPPARKSRKRTPGAGAGADGQNPFRALMRRSRAPEPATLVIFGVTGDLARRKLLPAVFGLWQDGLLGSAFNIVGVGRQEMTDEAFKDFAVEALKSSKETDAPQPGALEKFRELLYYEFGDFGGDEVYDLVGRELDRAEEAHGGRKNALFYLSTPPSLFEPISNGLGRLGLADQSEGWRRIVIEKPFGRDLQSARELNDTIHRVWDESQVYRIDHYLGKETVQNLMAIRFGNSIFEPLWNRGYVDHVQITAAEDLGLEGRAGYYEEAGVVRDMLQNHLMQLFALTAMEPPAAFDADAIRDEKVKVLRAVKPIPRGRVGKVAVRGQYGPGTLYGEEVPGYREEPNVKPGSTTPTYVAAKLEIDNWRWQGVPFYLRTGKRLPKKVTEIAVVFKRPPLGIFPGGLERNVLAFRIQPDEGVSLKFSSKSPGQEMVLREVVMDFRYDAFGAQLESPYSRLLLDAMLGDATLFPREDEVDHAWQIVSGILEAWDGTAAPEFPNYPAGTWGPDAADEQIGPDRRWRRL; from the coding sequence GTGACGCGCGGACGGAAAAAAACCGGGGCGCCGGAGGCGGCCGAACCCACGACCGGGAGCGTGCGCCGCGCCGTCCGGACAAAGGAGGCCGTGCGCAACGACGACCTCGACCAGAGCCAGCTCTCCGCCGCCCCGCCCGCCCGCAAGAGCCGCAAACGCACCCCCGGCGCGGGGGCGGGCGCCGACGGGCAAAACCCCTTCCGCGCCCTGATGCGCCGCAGCCGCGCGCCCGAACCCGCCACCCTGGTGATCTTCGGCGTGACGGGCGACCTCGCGCGGCGCAAGCTCCTCCCCGCCGTGTTCGGGCTGTGGCAAGACGGGCTGCTCGGGAGTGCCTTCAACATCGTCGGGGTGGGCCGCCAGGAGATGACGGACGAGGCCTTCAAGGACTTCGCCGTCGAGGCCCTCAAATCCAGCAAGGAGACGGACGCCCCGCAGCCCGGCGCGCTGGAGAAGTTCCGCGAGTTGCTGTACTACGAGTTCGGCGACTTCGGCGGCGACGAGGTGTACGACCTCGTGGGCCGGGAACTCGACCGGGCCGAGGAGGCGCACGGCGGGCGCAAGAACGCGCTCTTTTACCTCTCCACGCCGCCCAGCCTCTTCGAGCCGATCTCGAACGGGCTGGGGCGCCTCGGCCTGGCCGACCAGTCGGAGGGGTGGCGGCGCATCGTGATCGAGAAGCCGTTCGGGCGCGACCTGCAAAGCGCCCGCGAGCTGAACGACACCATCCACCGCGTCTGGGACGAGTCGCAGGTCTACCGCATCGACCACTACCTCGGCAAGGAGACGGTGCAGAACCTGATGGCGATCCGCTTCGGGAACTCGATCTTCGAGCCGCTGTGGAACCGCGGGTACGTGGACCACGTGCAGATCACCGCCGCCGAGGACCTGGGGTTGGAAGGCCGCGCCGGGTACTACGAGGAGGCCGGGGTGGTGCGCGACATGCTGCAAAACCACCTGATGCAGCTCTTCGCCCTGACCGCGATGGAGCCCCCCGCCGCCTTCGACGCCGACGCCATCCGCGACGAGAAGGTGAAGGTCTTGCGGGCGGTCAAGCCCATTCCGCGCGGCCGGGTGGGAAAGGTCGCCGTGCGCGGGCAGTACGGCCCCGGCACCCTCTACGGCGAGGAGGTTCCCGGCTACCGCGAGGAACCCAACGTGAAGCCGGGCAGCACCACGCCCACCTACGTCGCGGCCAAGCTGGAGATCGACAACTGGCGCTGGCAGGGAGTCCCCTTCTACCTGCGGACGGGCAAGCGGCTGCCGAAAAAGGTCACCGAGATCGCCGTCGTCTTCAAGCGCCCACCGCTGGGCATCTTCCCCGGCGGCCTGGAGCGCAACGTGCTCGCCTTCCGCATCCAGCCCGACGAGGGCGTGAGCCTCAAGTTCTCCTCCAAGTCGCCGGGGCAGGAGATGGTGCTGCGCGAGGTCGTGATGGACTTCCGCTACGACGCCTTCGGGGCGCAGCTCGAAAGCCCGTACTCCCGCCTGCTCCTCGATGCCATGCTCGGCGACGCGACCCTCTTCCCGCGCGAGGACGAGGTGGACCACGCCTGGCAGATCGTCTCGGGCATTCTGGAGGCCTGGGACGGCACGGCGGCCCCCGAATTCCCCAACTACCCGGCCGGAACCTGGGGCCCCGACGCGGCGGACGAGCAGATCGGGCCGGACCGGCGCTGGAGGAGGTTGTGA
- the gnd gene encoding phosphogluconate dehydrogenase (NAD(+)-dependent, decarboxylating) yields MKIGMIGLGKMGGNMVLRLTRGGQQAVGYDRNEENVALVEAEGAQGARTVEELIAALGEPGQRAVWVMVPSGMITQSVIDDLAGRLSPGDIIVDGGNSNFKDTMRRGEELARRGIHFVDVGTSGGVWGLTEGYAMMVGGPEEAVERLRPVLEVLAPAPDRGWGRMGPVGSGHYVKMVHNGIEYGMMQAYAEGFELLHAKQEFGLDMAQIAELWRHGSVIRSWLLDLTAEALKNQADFSQLSDYVADSGEGRWTVIDSIELGVPTPVITLSTQMRFRSQQEVSYAGQMLSAMRRAFGGHAVKLLEQTRQESVVPEVQPGEHPTAAAPQNIPVETAQPSTDSTGEARQLGETGQQRVTGDA; encoded by the coding sequence ATGAAGATCGGCATGATCGGCCTGGGCAAGATGGGCGGCAACATGGTGCTGCGCCTGACACGCGGCGGCCAGCAGGCGGTGGGCTACGACCGCAACGAGGAGAACGTGGCCCTGGTCGAGGCCGAAGGTGCGCAGGGCGCCCGCACGGTGGAGGAGCTGATCGCGGCCCTCGGCGAGCCGGGCCAAAGGGCCGTGTGGGTGATGGTGCCGTCGGGAATGATCACCCAGTCGGTCATCGACGACCTGGCGGGGCGGCTCTCTCCCGGAGACATCATCGTCGACGGGGGCAACTCCAACTTCAAGGACACCATGCGCCGGGGCGAGGAGCTGGCGCGCCGGGGCATCCATTTCGTGGACGTGGGCACCTCGGGCGGCGTGTGGGGCCTGACGGAGGGCTACGCGATGATGGTGGGCGGCCCGGAGGAGGCCGTCGAGCGGCTGCGGCCCGTGCTGGAAGTCCTCGCCCCAGCGCCGGATAGGGGCTGGGGCCGCATGGGACCCGTGGGCTCGGGCCACTACGTCAAGATGGTCCACAACGGGATCGAGTACGGGATGATGCAGGCCTACGCGGAGGGCTTCGAGCTGCTGCACGCCAAACAGGAGTTCGGGCTCGACATGGCGCAGATCGCCGAACTCTGGCGCCACGGCTCGGTGATCCGCTCGTGGCTGCTCGACCTCACCGCCGAGGCGCTGAAGAACCAGGCCGACTTCTCGCAGCTTTCGGACTACGTGGCCGACTCGGGCGAGGGGCGCTGGACGGTCATCGATTCCATCGAGCTGGGGGTGCCCACCCCGGTGATCACCCTCTCGACCCAGATGCGCTTCCGCTCGCAGCAGGAGGTCAGCTACGCGGGGCAGATGCTTTCCGCCATGCGGCGGGCCTTTGGCGGGCACGCGGTCAAGCTGCTCGAACAGACCCGCCAGGAGTCGGTCGTGCCCGAGGTGCAGCCCGGCGAGCACCCCACCGCCGCCGCGCCGCAGAACATCCCGGTGGAGACGGCCCAGCCGTCCACCGACAGCACGGGTGAGGCGCGGCAGCTCGGCGAGACCGGGCAGCAGCGCGTGACGGGGGACGCGTGA
- a CDS encoding SRPBCC family protein: MAEPINIRQSIVVRSRPDVLYRLALEPRRRVRWDPNLVRAEYQGGDGRLANNVLVRFKFSRRLLGLSFTAKYGQLQAPLRGGWESVRNVGPLEKLTQGWNFKAMPGGTEVTLTLNGRVRYNWVRRPIERILHNMVASTLLELQRQVDAQGAQLMEDMGREMQKRQQEEKKVAREAAKAARRKR; this comes from the coding sequence ATGGCCGAACCCATCAACATCAGGCAGAGCATCGTGGTGCGGTCGCGCCCGGACGTGCTGTACCGGCTGGCGCTGGAGCCGAGGCGCCGGGTCAGGTGGGACCCCAACCTCGTGCGGGCGGAGTACCAGGGCGGGGACGGGCGGCTGGCGAACAACGTCCTCGTGCGCTTCAAGTTCTCGCGGCGGCTGCTGGGCCTCTCGTTCACGGCGAAGTACGGGCAGCTCCAAGCGCCCCTGCGCGGCGGCTGGGAGAGCGTCCGCAACGTCGGGCCGCTGGAAAAGCTCACCCAGGGCTGGAACTTCAAGGCGATGCCGGGGGGCACGGAGGTCACCCTCACCTTGAATGGCCGGGTTCGTTACAACTGGGTCCGGCGTCCCATCGAGCGCATCCTGCACAACATGGTCGCCTCCACCCTGCTCGAACTCCAGCGCCAGGTAGACGCCCAGGGCGCGCAACTGATGGAGGACATGGGCCGCGAGATGCAGAAGCGGCAGCAGGAGGAGAAGAAAGTGGCGCGTGAGGCGGCGAAGGCGGCGCGGCGCAAGAGGTAG
- a CDS encoding PIG-L deacetylase family protein, producing MRIMAVFAHPDDEIGCIGTLSKHAARGDEVLLVWTTLGELASQFGDASHEEVTRVRREHGAWVADRIGARYHFFDLGDSRMTGGRTEALQLARLYAQFRPNAVITWSDDHPHPDHRMTAKIAFDAITLARIPKIVNESGGGATMPPAPDLSGDEAVESGEDVTRLEAWREPVRFYQYYAPASPYPEVFVDTTDTFEAAEDVAGYYRDFYKWGWTAEQFREGRAGAGRLAGVKYAERFNLRANHLRAREYLD from the coding sequence ATGCGAATCATGGCCGTCTTTGCCCACCCCGACGACGAGATCGGATGCATCGGCACGTTGAGCAAACACGCGGCGCGCGGCGACGAGGTGCTGCTGGTGTGGACGACGCTGGGGGAACTCGCGTCGCAGTTTGGGGACGCCTCGCACGAGGAGGTCACGCGGGTGCGCCGCGAGCACGGGGCGTGGGTGGCGGACCGGATCGGGGCCCGGTACCACTTCTTCGACCTGGGGGACAGCCGCATGACGGGCGGGCGCACGGAGGCCCTGCAACTCGCCCGACTGTACGCGCAGTTCCGCCCCAACGCCGTGATCACCTGGAGCGACGACCACCCCCACCCCGACCACCGCATGACGGCCAAGATCGCCTTCGACGCGATCACGCTCGCCCGCATCCCCAAGATCGTCAACGAGTCGGGCGGCGGCGCCACCATGCCCCCCGCCCCCGACCTCAGCGGCGACGAGGCGGTCGAGAGCGGCGAGGACGTGACCCGGCTGGAGGCGTGGCGCGAGCCCGTGCGCTTCTACCAGTACTACGCCCCCGCCAGCCCCTACCCGGAAGTCTTTGTGGACACGACGGACACCTTCGAGGCCGCCGAGGACGTGGCGGGTTACTACCGCGACTTTTACAAGTGGGGCTGGACTGCCGAGCAGTTCCGCGAGGGCCGCGCGGGGGCCGGGCGCCTGGCGGGCGTGAAGTACGCCGAGAGATTCAACCTGCGGGCGAACCACCTGCGGGCGCGGGAGTACCTGGACTGA
- a CDS encoding DUF4870 domain-containing protein gives MHLPPASRPPPVPLIPEAERTPALLIHLSPLLGFVLPVLGNVLGPLAAWLAYRDRSRVLDDQGKEALNFQLSVWLYSLVFGLLFFALVSLGLIGGAFGAAAGSPDLGVFALFGSLAAFFALFIPLGLVLWAFPLVVMLFAVIRVNQGRGYRYPLRIRFLR, from the coding sequence ATGCACCTCCCCCCGGCGTCTCGTCCGCCGCCCGTCCCCCTGATCCCCGAGGCCGAGCGGACGCCCGCGCTGCTGATCCACCTCTCGCCGCTGCTGGGCTTCGTGCTGCCCGTGCTGGGCAACGTGCTGGGGCCGCTCGCGGCCTGGCTCGCCTACCGCGACCGCAGCCGGGTCCTCGACGACCAGGGCAAGGAGGCGCTGAACTTCCAGCTCAGCGTGTGGCTGTACTCGCTCGTGTTCGGGCTGCTGTTTTTCGCCCTGGTCAGCCTGGGGCTGATCGGCGGGGCCTTCGGCGCGGCGGCGGGCTCGCCCGACCTCGGCGTCTTCGCCCTCTTCGGCTCGCTGGCGGCGTTTTTCGCCCTCTTCATTCCGCTGGGGCTGGTGCTGTGGGCCTTTCCGCTGGTGGTGATGCTTTTCGCGGTGATCCGGGTGAATCAGGGGCGGGGGTACCGCTATCCGCTGCGGATTCGGTTCCTGAGGTAG
- the rnhA gene encoding ribonuclease HI: MTRPGGKPPFRKSAAQKAQDAARDLLPIKAGIQPDQPIAGELVDLYSDGACDTAAGHGGWATILKYRGQELVLSGHERDTTNNRMELRGLLEGLRSLKRPCQVRVVTDSQYLRKAFTDGWILKWQRNGWRTAGGEPVKNRELWEELIEQARKHALTFVWVRGHDGHEENERVDKLAVGERKKLRGG, translated from the coding sequence ATGACCCGGCCCGGCGGCAAACCCCCCTTCCGCAAGTCCGCCGCCCAGAAGGCGCAGGACGCGGCGCGGGACCTGCTGCCCATCAAGGCCGGAATCCAGCCCGACCAGCCCATCGCCGGGGAACTCGTGGACCTCTACAGCGACGGCGCCTGCGACACGGCGGCAGGGCACGGCGGCTGGGCCACCATCCTGAAGTACCGGGGCCAGGAACTCGTCCTCAGCGGCCACGAACGGGACACGACGAACAACCGCATGGAGCTGCGCGGCCTCCTCGAAGGGCTCCGGTCCCTCAAGCGCCCCTGCCAGGTCCGCGTGGTCACCGACAGCCAGTACCTCCGCAAGGCCTTCACCGACGGCTGGATTCTGAAGTGGCAGCGCAACGGCTGGCGAACGGCGGGGGGCGAGCCCGTCAAGAACCGTGAGCTGTGGGAAGAGCTGATCGAGCAGGCGAGGAAGCACGCCCTCACCTTCGTCTGGGTGCGCGGCCACGACGGGCACGAGGAGAATGAGCGGGTGGACAAACTCGCCGTGGGGGAGCGCAAGAAACTCAGGGGCGGGTGA
- a CDS encoding MFS transporter has product MSPSSSPLPASGWRTFLALWGSQSVSRVGGAVAYFALIIYLAQTLYPGEAQKAQLALATGAVFILSTSLAVILAPLTGSLADRHDRRRVMLVCDTLSGVVTLAVAALMLTTVLPLWALLLYVAVTQTLDITHEAAFETSYAMLLPDETLTRANGMMQTTRTLSYLIGPALATLLIGLPALLARGGGGGWLASLRDGVPFALAVDGLSFLVAAAVLTRLHIPSPPPAESHGGAAANVRADTRLGWTYLLRRPPLLHLLIVFAVLNLALAAIPSYQVLLARFTLAPDLEARGMSFTAALAIIQTATSAGMFLGGLAISAWGGLRRQRYLGIFVPLGLMGLGLLGVGLSNHLYVTAAALALTVFLMPVATAHSGGIWQAQVPREMQGRVFAVRRFVARFTAPLGMGLISLLSTRLPPAPVIAALGVLVALLAALQLLNPAMRRLDDREYLEGLAGVRAGD; this is encoded by the coding sequence ATGTCCCCCTCATCTTCACCTCTTCCGGCCTCCGGCTGGAGAACCTTTCTCGCGTTGTGGGGCTCGCAGTCAGTCAGCCGGGTGGGCGGCGCGGTGGCATACTTCGCCCTGATCATCTATCTCGCGCAGACCCTGTATCCCGGCGAGGCTCAGAAGGCGCAGCTCGCCCTGGCGACGGGCGCGGTGTTCATCCTCTCCACGTCGCTTGCCGTGATTCTCGCGCCACTCACGGGCTCGCTCGCCGACCGCCACGACCGCAGGCGGGTGATGCTCGTGTGCGACACGCTCTCCGGCGTGGTGACCCTCGCCGTGGCCGCGCTGATGCTCACCACCGTCCTGCCGCTGTGGGCGCTGCTCCTCTACGTCGCCGTCACCCAGACCCTCGACATCACGCACGAGGCCGCCTTCGAGACGAGCTACGCGATGCTGCTGCCCGACGAGACCCTCACGCGCGCCAACGGCATGATGCAGACCACCCGCACGCTGAGCTACCTGATCGGCCCGGCCCTCGCCACCCTCCTGATCGGCTTGCCGGCCCTGCTCGCGCGGGGGGGAGGGGGGGGCTGGCTCGCCTCGCTGCGTGACGGGGTGCCCTTCGCGCTCGCCGTGGACGGCCTGAGTTTCCTGGTGGCCGCCGCCGTGCTGACCCGCCTGCACATCCCCAGCCCGCCCCCCGCCGAGAGCCACGGGGGCGCCGCCGCGAACGTGAGGGCCGACACCCGCCTGGGCTGGACGTACCTGCTGCGCCGCCCACCCCTGCTGCACCTGCTGATCGTCTTCGCGGTGCTCAACCTCGCGCTCGCCGCCATCCCGAGCTATCAGGTCCTGCTGGCCCGCTTCACCCTCGCGCCCGACCTGGAGGCCCGTGGCATGAGCTTCACCGCCGCCCTCGCCATCATCCAGACGGCCACGAGCGCGGGCATGTTCCTCGGCGGGCTCGCCATCTCTGCGTGGGGGGGGCTGAGGCGGCAGAGGTATCTCGGCATCTTCGTCCCCCTCGGGCTGATGGGGCTGGGGCTGCTCGGGGTGGGGCTCTCGAACCACCTGTACGTCACGGCGGCGGCCCTCGCCCTCACCGTCTTTCTGATGCCGGTGGCGACCGCCCACAGCGGCGGCATCTGGCAGGCGCAGGTGCCCCGCGAGATGCAGGGCCGGGTCTTCGCCGTGCGCCGCTTCGTCGCGCGCTTCACCGCCCCGCTCGGCATGGGCCTGATCAGCCTCCTCTCCACGAGGTTGCCGCCCGCCCCGGTCATCGCCGCCCTCGGCGTGCTCGTCGCCCTCCTCGCCGCCCTGCAACTGCTCAACCCCGCGATGCGCCGCCTGGATGACCGCGAGTACCTGGAGGGGCTGGCGGGGGTACGGGCGGGGGACTGA
- a CDS encoding barstar family protein, with protein MAYVSLDTTKIYNWASFHKICAEAFGFPDFYGQNMSAWVDCLTYLHEGDGMSRFILGEGEHLFVLLLDFEAFNQRVPDIAEALLSCTAFVNRRYLEQKEMPRLALVLQ; from the coding sequence ATGGCCTACGTCTCGCTAGATACGACAAAAATTTATAATTGGGCAAGCTTCCATAAAATATGTGCCGAAGCCTTCGGATTTCCGGACTTTTACGGTCAAAACATGAGTGCCTGGGTCGATTGCCTCACGTACCTGCATGAGGGAGATGGAATGTCTCGCTTCATATTGGGCGAGGGAGAGCATCTTTTTGTTCTTCTTTTAGATTTTGAGGCGTTCAATCAAAGGGTGCCGGATATTGCGGAAGCTCTCTTGAGTTGCACAGCCTTTGTCAACCGGCGCTACCTGGAGCAGAAGGAGATGCCGCGTCTGGCCCTCGTCTTGCAGTAA
- the glmU gene encoding bifunctional UDP-N-acetylglucosamine diphosphorylase/glucosamine-1-phosphate N-acetyltransferase GlmU encodes MTDNNRPLDVVILAAGQGTRMRSALPKVLHPVAGRPMVAWAVKAAQELGARNVVVVTGHGAGQVEAALADTGVRFARQERQLGTGHAFLCGAEALPGDGADLLVLYGDTPLLRTETLRDLLADHRSHGSAFTILTGELPDATGYGRIIRDAQGDVERIVEEKAATPQERAVREFNSGVYVMDGRAPDLARRITDDNAAGEYYLTDLLELYRGEGARVRAFRLSDPDEVMGANDRTGLAGAEAILRRRINTAHMRAGVTLQDPDTTRIEDTVTLGRDVTVEPGVILRGGTRVADGVTLGAYSVVTDSVLEAGVVVKPHSVLEGARVGAGSDVGPFARLRPGTVLAEGVHVGNFVETKNARLEGGVKAGHLAYLGDVTVGAETNIGAGTIVANFDGVNKHQTRIGAGVFIGSNSTVIAPREVGDAAFVAAGSTLHEDVPEGALAVARGKQRTLEGWSRRYWGGMREKVSEKLPWLAGWLERQG; translated from the coding sequence ATGACTGACAACAATCGTCCGCTGGACGTGGTGATTCTCGCGGCGGGGCAGGGCACCCGCATGAGGTCGGCGCTGCCCAAGGTGCTGCACCCGGTGGCGGGCCGCCCGATGGTGGCCTGGGCCGTGAAGGCCGCGCAGGAGCTGGGCGCGCGGAACGTGGTCGTGGTGACCGGGCACGGGGCCGGGCAGGTCGAGGCGGCGCTGGCGGACACGGGCGTGCGTTTCGCCCGGCAGGAGCGGCAACTCGGCACCGGGCACGCCTTTCTGTGCGGGGCGGAGGCGCTGCCGGGGGACGGGGCGGACCTCCTCGTGCTGTACGGCGACACACCGCTGCTGCGCACGGAGACGCTGCGTGACCTCCTCGCGGACCACCGCTCCCACGGCTCGGCCTTCACGATCCTGACGGGCGAGCTGCCCGACGCGACCGGGTACGGGCGGATCATCCGGGACGCGCAGGGCGACGTGGAGCGCATCGTGGAGGAGAAGGCGGCCACGCCACAGGAGAGGGCGGTCCGCGAGTTCAACTCCGGCGTGTACGTGATGGACGGCCGCGCCCCTGACCTCGCCCGGCGCATCACGGACGACAATGCGGCGGGCGAGTATTACCTCACCGACCTGCTGGAGCTGTACCGGGGCGAGGGTGCGCGGGTCCGCGCCTTCCGTCTGAGCGACCCCGACGAGGTGATGGGTGCGAACGACCGCACCGGGCTCGCCGGGGCCGAGGCCATCCTGCGCCGCCGCATCAACACCGCGCATATGCGGGCGGGGGTCACCCTACAAGACCCCGACACCACCCGCATTGAGGACACGGTGACCCTGGGCCGCGACGTGACGGTCGAGCCGGGCGTGATCCTGCGCGGGGGGACGCGGGTGGCCGACGGCGTGACCCTCGGCGCCTACAGCGTGGTGACCGACTCCGTGCTGGAGGCAGGCGTAGTCGTCAAACCTCACAGCGTTCTGGAGGGCGCGCGGGTCGGCGCGGGCAGCGACGTCGGCCCCTTCGCCCGGCTGCGGCCCGGCACGGTGCTGGCGGAGGGGGTCCACGTCGGCAACTTCGTGGAGACGAAGAACGCCCGGCTGGAGGGGGGCGTCAAGGCCGGGCACCTCGCCTACCTGGGCGACGTGACGGTCGGCGCGGAGACGAACATCGGGGCCGGGACCATCGTCGCCAACTTCGACGGGGTGAACAAGCACCAGACCCGGATCGGCGCGGGCGTCTTCATCGGCTCCAACTCGACGGTGATCGCCCCGCGCGAGGTCGGTGACGCCGCCTTCGTCGCGGCGGGCAGCACCCTTCACGAGGACGTGCCCGAGGGGGCGCTGGCCGTCGCGCGGGGCAAGCAGCGCACCCTGGAGGGCTGGTCGCGCCGCTACTGGGGCGGCATGAGGGAGAAGGTCAGCGAGAAACTGCCGTGGCTGGCGGGGTGGCTGGAGCGGCAGGGGTAG
- the lgt gene encoding prolipoprotein diacylglyceryl transferase, giving the protein MDPVFLQIGNFTVAWYGVLITLGIVAGVWVGTRMARQRGLNVDLFNDMILWMIIWGLVGARLVFVLTSWEQFANIPFPRVLLDIINLRQGGISIHGGLIGGILVLIYYTRRYRLNFYEYADLCVPGVAFGIIGGRIGNIMNGTDTVGRVTGWPIGYRWPDSARAFHEGMCVPNPNPDMDLSRYCQEIGGQIVMTAPVHFTQLYGVFIGIILAVASYFWLRSRKAGWAFWQFWLWYSILRAGFEETFRLNPLAIKSYLSQGLQAPGIGLWTDTHLISFPLIIASIVLLLRLRNRPNTR; this is encoded by the coding sequence ATGGACCCAGTTTTCCTTCAGATCGGCAATTTCACGGTTGCCTGGTACGGCGTGCTGATCACGCTCGGCATCGTCGCAGGCGTGTGGGTGGGGACCCGGATGGCCCGGCAACGCGGCCTGAACGTCGACCTCTTCAACGACATGATCCTGTGGATGATCATCTGGGGCCTCGTCGGCGCCCGGCTGGTCTTCGTCCTCACCTCGTGGGAGCAGTTCGCGAACATCCCCTTCCCGCGCGTGCTCCTCGACATCATCAACCTCCGGCAGGGCGGTATCTCGATCCACGGCGGCCTCATCGGCGGCATCTTGGTCTTGATCTACTACACCCGGCGCTACCGGCTGAACTTCTACGAGTACGCCGACCTGTGCGTGCCCGGCGTGGCCTTCGGGATCATCGGCGGGCGCATCGGCAACATCATGAACGGCACGGACACGGTGGGCCGGGTGACCGGGTGGCCCATCGGCTACCGCTGGCCCGACTCGGCACGCGCCTTCCACGAGGGCATGTGCGTGCCCAATCCCAACCCCGACATGGACCTCTCACGCTACTGCCAGGAGATCGGCGGGCAGATCGTGATGACGGCCCCCGTCCACTTCACCCAGCTCTACGGGGTGTTCATCGGGATCATCCTGGCGGTCGCCTCGTACTTCTGGCTGCGCTCGCGCAAGGCGGGCTGGGCCTTCTGGCAGTTCTGGCTGTGGTACTCCATCCTGCGCGCCGGGTTCGAGGAGACCTTCCGCCTCAACCCCCTGGCGATCAAGTCCTACCTGAGTCAGGGCCTCCAGGCCCCCGGCATCGGCTTGTGGACGGACACGCACCTCATCAGCTTCCCGCTGATCATCGCCAGCATCGTGTTGCTGCTGAGGCTGCGGAATCGGCCGAATACGCGGTAG
- the tatC gene encoding twin-arginine translocase subunit TatC encodes MTKPSAELQSAPLLDHLEELRKRIILGLIFLAAGMVVAFQYRLELIELTKGPLRSSQQYQAGNVQLVTVNLTDQFLLSINLSFWAGLALALPLILWQVWAFIAPGLYPHERRWALPFIVGAGLSFVLGAAFGYTFVLPAMVRFLLDFLGGAVEQMQSLSNYIGTVTTFLVAFGLAFELPILAVILTRIGLVNHVMLRRAWRIALVGVLLLAAVITPTPDPMNMLLVALPLYALYELGVLLSRVFRVRPVEDPTDGGAPLGT; translated from the coding sequence ATGACCAAGCCGTCCGCCGAACTCCAGAGCGCGCCGCTGCTCGACCACCTCGAAGAACTCCGCAAGCGCATCATCCTCGGCCTGATCTTCCTGGCGGCCGGGATGGTGGTCGCCTTCCAGTACCGGCTGGAGCTCATCGAGCTGACCAAGGGGCCGCTGCGCTCCTCCCAGCAGTACCAGGCGGGCAACGTTCAGCTCGTCACGGTCAACCTCACCGACCAGTTCCTGCTCAGCATCAACCTGTCCTTCTGGGCGGGGCTGGCGCTGGCGCTGCCCTTGATCCTGTGGCAGGTCTGGGCCTTCATCGCGCCGGGGCTGTACCCCCACGAGCGGCGCTGGGCGCTGCCCTTCATCGTGGGGGCGGGGCTGTCCTTCGTGCTGGGGGCGGCCTTCGGGTACACGTTCGTGCTGCCCGCGATGGTGCGTTTCCTGCTCGACTTCCTGGGCGGCGCCGTCGAGCAGATGCAGAGCCTTTCGAACTACATCGGCACGGTGACGACCTTCCTCGTCGCCTTCGGGCTGGCCTTCGAGCTGCCCATCCTGGCGGTGATCCTGACGCGCATCGGGCTGGTCAACCACGTGATGCTGCGCCGGGCCTGGAGGATCGCCCTCGTCGGGGTGCTGCTGCTGGCCGCCGTCATCACGCCCACGCCCGACCCCATGAACATGCTGCTCGTGGCCCTGCCGCTCTACGCCCTTTACGAACTGGGGGTGCTCCTCTCCCGCGTGTTCCGTGTCCGGCCCGTGGAGGACCCCACCGACGGGGGCGCCCCGCTCGGCACCTGA
- a CDS encoding twin-arginine translocase TatA/TatE family subunit, with translation MSLGPFEIILIVAVIALIFGARKLPELGKGLGQGIKEFRKETRDPASPAQPPVTDVEARPLDAVTTVRPESPRVVETPADRDHRA, from the coding sequence ATGTCCCTCGGACCATTTGAAATCATTCTGATCGTCGCCGTGATCGCCCTGATCTTCGGGGCGCGCAAGTTGCCCGAACTCGGCAAGGGACTCGGGCAGGGCATCAAGGAGTTCAGGAAGGAGACGCGCGACCCCGCCTCCCCGGCCCAGCCCCCCGTGACGGACGTGGAGGCCCGCCCGCTCGACGCCGTGACGACCGTCCGTCCCGAGAGCCCGCGCGTGGTGGAGACGCCCGCCGACCGCGACCACCGCGCGTAG